A window of the Vicugna pacos chromosome 32, VicPac4, whole genome shotgun sequence genome harbors these coding sequences:
- the YPEL1 gene encoding protein yippee-like 1 has translation MVWTVPHTLCTTTALACVLQCFLCQRGRQSCRCPCASPELSEESPAEMVKMTKSKTFQAYLPNCHRTYSCVHCRAHLANHDELISKSFQGSQGRAYLFNSVVNVGCGPAEERVLLTGLHAVADIYCENCKTTLGWKYEHAFESSQKYKEGKFIIELAHMIKDNGWE, from the exons ATGGTGTGGACAGTGCCACACACCCTCTGCACAACAACGGCTCTTGCATGCGTATTGCAGTGTTTCCTGTGTCAGAGAGGCCGGCAGAGCTGCAGATGCCCCTGCGCCAGCCCTGAGCTGAGCGAGGAGAGCCCTGCAGAGATGGTGAAGATGACCAAGTCCAAAACCTTCCAAGCTTATCTGCCAAACTGCCACCGGACATACAGCTGTGTTCACTGCAGAGCCCACCTGGCCAACCACGATGAGCTCATCTCCAAG TCCTTTCAGGGAAGTCAGGGACGAGCCTACCTCTTCAATTCCGT GGTGAACGTGGGCTGCGGCCCCGCGGAGGAGCGGGTCCTGCTCACCGGCCTGCACGCCGTGGCGGACATCTACTGTGAGAACTGCAAGACCACGCTTGGGTGGAAATAC GAGCACGCCTTTGAGAGCAGTCAGAAGTACAAGGAAGGGAAGTTCATCATTGAGCTCGCGCACATGATCAAAGACAACGGCTGGGAGTAA